One Vespa crabro chromosome 4, iyVesCrab1.2, whole genome shotgun sequence DNA segment encodes these proteins:
- the LOC124423585 gene encoding odorant receptor 13a-like encodes MDDTQLRYMKFTRRLMRIVGQWPHQTNMEKILVSFVYLPFVTAQAVLQGGGMIAAWNYDSDIALENFAPFLVSLMIVVKIVNFIFNSAKMKKLLVTMQDDWRMAMKKDEEIRILHDYYSIGTLLSKGYAVCVYGSMMPFLMVPVLTLSSRFLGLAGNETEQYPLIFHAEYFVSMEKYYYFVLIHSYFGTIGFCAAVVGIDSMFVFYVQHICGIITILGNRLENVVKDGDMNVDIYPKKVNDKTCKLAGDCVKLHNHILQYSQMIESANTVSFFVQLGLNMVCISFTGFQAVMHLNKPDEAFRYGSFAIAQTCHLLFESLPAQQLYDHSIRVCEYAANGNWYRASLRTRKIFNLMILRSQTPIQLTAGKFYTLNLENFSAVVRTSFSYFTVLCSMR; translated from the exons ATGGACGACACGCAACTACGATACATGAAATTCACGAGAAGATTGATGCGTATTGTTGGACAATGGCCGCATCAAACTAATATGGAAAAGATATTGGTTTCGTTTGTATATTTGCCGTTTGTTACTGCACAAGCTGTTTTACAG GGTGGCGGTATGATAGCGGCATGGAATTATGACAGTGATATTGCATTGGAAAATTTCGCGCCTTTCCTGGTCAGCTTGATGATAGTCGTGAAGATCGTTAACTTTATTTTCAACAGTGCTAAG ATGAAAAAGCTTTTGGTGACGATGCAAGACGACTGGAGAATGGCCATGAAGAAGGACGAGGAGATTCGTATTCTTCACGATTATTATTCCATTGGAACGTTGTTGAGCAAAGGTTATGCAG TATGTGTCTATGGATCGATGATGCCATTTTTAATGGTCCCAGTGTTAACACTGTCATCACGATTTTTGGGCCTTGCTGGAAACGAAACGGAACAGTATCCTTTGATATTTCATGCGGAATACTTCGTAAGCAtggaaaagtattattatttcgtattaataCATTCGTACTTTGGTACTATTGGATTTTGTGCTGCTGTTGTTGGTATCGACTCTATGTTCGTATTTTACGTGCAACATATTTGCGGtatcataacgatattagg TAatcgtttggaaaatgttGTCAAGGACGGTGACATGAACGTTGACATTTATCCAAAGAAAGTGAATGACAAAACTTGTAAACTCGCTGGAGATTGCGTTAAACTACATAATCACATTTTACA ATATTCACAAATGATCGAGTCAGCAAATACAGTATCCTTCTTTGTACAACTTGGATTGAACATGGTTTGCATTAGCTTCACGGGATTTCAg GCTGTAATGCATTTGAATAAACCGGATGAAGCATTCAGATATGGCTCATTTGCCATCGCACAAACTTGTCACTTGTTATTCGAAAGTTTGCCAGCTCAACAATTGTATGATCATAGTATACGAGTATGCGAATATGC AGCAAATGGTAATTGGTATCGTGCTTCGTtaagaacgagaaaaatttttaatctcatGATACTTAGAAGCCAAACACCCATTCAATTAACCGCTGGCAAATTTTATACACTGAATTTGGAGAATTTTAGTGcg GTGGTACGTACTTCGTTCTCCTATTTCACAGTCCTCTGTTCAATGCGATGA
- the LOC124423628 gene encoding heart- and neural crest derivatives-expressed protein 1-like, which yields MALLSNHHSDYQSCSSDMLTSTYSTSTGRTYDPLYPSPYNSPNCEHVKTMYGENYVYKGELTPRRELENLDYAKNLETEYSRTPEGYERGPCGVLTPVTPQRYESQHQMDHGMSPRTTLYEDNSMEYHPTAYCYENLAQKPKYQSMESDKTVCTIVESRRNCWDAISSTKNQSSPTTQPRRGRRRSSDVPPSPSVLKRRRLAANARERRRMNGLNDAFDKLREVVPSLGADHKLSKFETLQMAQTYIAALCELLEKHDGKR from the exons ATGGCTCTATTATCCAATCATCATAGCGATTATCAATCCTGCTCCTCGGACATGTTAACGTCCACTTATTCGACATCAACTGGAAGGACGTATGATCCACTTTATCCTTCGCCATATAATTCGCCAAATTGCGAACACGTTAAGACAATGTACGGGGAGAATTATGTGTACAAAGGTGAATTAACGCCACGAAGAGAACTTGAGAATCTTGATTATGCGAAAAATTTGGAAACAGAGTATTCGAGAACACCTGAGGGATACGAAAGAGGACCTTGTGGTGTTTTGACACCCGTTACACCACAACG ATACGAGAGTCAACATCAAATGGATCATGGAATGTCACCTAGAACTACCTTGTACGAGGATAATTCAATGGAATATCATCCGACGGCTTACTGTTATGAGAATCTCGCACAAAAACCTAAATATCAATCTATGGAGAGTGACAAGACAGTTTGTACGATTGTCGAGTCGCGAAGAAATTGTTGGGACGCGATATCATCAACG aaaaatcaatCATCTCCTACGACACAACcaagaagaggaagacgaCGTTCGAGCGATGTACCCCCATCACCAAGTGTTCTCAAAAGGCGTAGATTAGCTGCGAATGCACGGGAGAGACGTCGCATGAATGGTTTGAACGACGCCTTTGATAAATTGCGCGAGGTTGTACCAAGTTTAGGAGCCGATCATAAGCTCAGTAAATTTGAGACTCTTCAAATGGCTCAAACATACATCGCCGCACTTTGTGAATTACTCGAAAAACACgatggaaaaagataa
- the LOC124423506 gene encoding uncharacterized protein LOC124423506, with translation MTAYANFQQYDLMDSEGYGSASSPESNPRVSWPHQEVYPQPPRSRGSSCGSVSSLDSHNHQEYQEIGALNGAFHVTTTATFNFAEFYEGYYKEGYRNDHQTQTMIGNPKERTKIVFRTNDHHQRLEEIYQAPLNSTTTFNNETFPSKQESGYAPKMEHHPTSVVFGNDRCEFSQKQDTFFVAKAYAIAKSNGLNHSGSNDSGPDVGPYGQRPEVLYFGSTCTMQRKDGCATSNQTTIENDQIRYHHQRNESFRNTDYTEHKDKESVQKMKNGTAPGVEVLRRRRLAANARERRRMNSLNDAFDRLRDVVPSLGNDRKLSKFETLQMAQTYIAALYELLQRE, from the coding sequence ATGACCGCCTACGCGAACTTTCAGCAATACGATTTAATGGACTCCGAGGGTTATGGATCAGCGAGTAGTCCTGAATCGAATCCGCGAGTCTCTTGGCCTCATCAGGAGGTTTATCCTCAGCCACCAAGATCACGAGGCAGTAGTTGTGGTAGCGTTAGCTCGTTGGACAGTCACAATCATCAGGAATATCAAGAGATCGGTGCTTTGAATGGTGCTTTTCACGTTACCACTACGGCAACCTTTAATTTCGCTGAGTTTTATGAAGGTTATTACAAGGAAGGTTATAGAAACGATCATCAAACGCAAACTATGATAGGAAATCCAAAGGAACGTACGAAGATCGTATTCAGAACGAACGATCATCATCAACGTCTCGAAGAAATCTATCAGGCTCCTTTGAACAGTACAACGACATTTAACAACGAAACGTTCCCGAGCAAACAGGAATCCGGTTACGCGCCAAAAATGGAACATCATCCCACGAGCGTTGTCTTTGGGAACGACAGGTGCGAGTTCTCGCAAAAGCAGGATACTTTTTTTGTTGCAAAGGCCTATGCTATTGCAAAAAGTAACGGTCTTAATCACTCCGGAAGTAACGACAGTGGACCAGACGTTGGTCCTTACGGTCAAAGGCCAGAGGTCCTTTACTTTGGTAGTACCTGTACCATGCAGAGAAAGGACGGTTGTGCTACGAGCAATCAGACGACAATCGAAAACGATCAAATTAGGTATCATCATCAAAGGAACGAATCTTTTCGTAATACGGATTATACCGAACATAAGGACAAGGAATCCGTGCAAAAGATGAAGAATGGTACTGCACCGGGTGTCGAAGTGCTTAGGAGAAGAAGATTGGCAGCTAACGccagagagagaaggagaatgaaTAGTTTAAACGATGCCTTTGATAGGTTACGTGACGTCGTTCCTAGTTTAGGTAACGATAGGAAACTCAGCAAGTTCGAAACATTACAAATGGCACAGACTTACATAGCTGCGCTCTATGAACTTTTGCAAAGAGAATGA